Part of the Lycium ferocissimum isolate CSIRO_LF1 chromosome 6, AGI_CSIRO_Lferr_CH_V1, whole genome shotgun sequence genome, TTAGGTTCATTCTGGGTTGTGACTTGTGAGGTTATAAACAATGTTcaacttttaattaattagaacAGTTTTCACTTGAAAGTATACAtcaatttttcacttttaacttAGTGATTTTTAAGATTGTGTAATGTAACATTATATAATTTCAGCAACtacaaaaaggaagaaaaaagttACTATAGTTTCCCCTGCTTCcatttgttttctttaaaagagGAAAGAACATAACAGTGGGAAATTCCTTCTTGttagaaaagagaaaatattttcctttccCTCAACTTTTTGCTCAagtcaaacaaaaaagaaaaacatattcTCCATCTAGTTTCCCTCCATTGCTCTTCTTTTCCTAGTTTATTAACATACCTTTAGTTATCTCCCAAAAATGATACTATGCCACATTGAAGAATGAAATAGTCGTGTCTTTAGTTCATAGTATTTGACTTTAGACTACAGACAAAAATGCGGAAAGAACTGATAAACTGGTTGAGTTTGTGATTTAACCATTCAATTGCCAGCTTATTTGACAAGGACTAGTGATCAACTCTTAATTTAACAGGAAATTCTTTGTTGGTTCACAATAGGTACCATTAAAAGATGGTGGTTGTGCTACAAAAAACAAGAAGAGGGTGCATTGCATTGATATAAATTGTTAGTGTTTGACTAGCTTCTGATATGTTCCATTTCTTTGTCGCAGAAAGAAGAAGGTAACGGATCGGAGCAAGTAAAAGAGGAGGCATCTCAGATAACACAAGTTTCCGAACCATCACCAGCCAAGCCAGAAGAAGTTGAGAAGGTCATTGATGCTCCTGTGACATCCGAGATAGGAAAAGCACTAGAAGTGGGATCAATTACTGCTGAGGCCCCCAAGGTGGAGACTTCCGAGGAGAAGAAGACAGAGGAAGTAAAATCAGAAACTAAGGCAGAGGAAGTAAAACCAGAAACTAAGACTCCTGCTGAGAAAGAGGAAGTTAAACCAGAAACTAAGGCACCTACTGAGAAGAAAGTTGAGGAAGTAAAACCAGAAACTAAGGCTCCTACCGAGAAGAAAGTAGAGGAAGTAAAACCAGAAACTAAGGCTCCTACCGAGAAGCAAGTAGAGGAAGTAAAACCAGAAACTAAGGCTCCTACTGAGAAGAAAGTAGAGGAAGTAAAACCAGAAACTAAGGCTCCCACTGAGAAGAAAGTAGAGGAAGTAAAATCAGAAACTAAGGCTCCTACTGAGAAGAAAGTTGAGGAGGTAAAACCAGAAACTCAGGCTCCTGCagagaagaaaatagaagagGCACCAGCTGCAAAAAATGCCCCAAAATCTGAATCTCCCGTGGAGACAAAAGCAGAAGAAAAACCAGCTGATGAGTCAAAGGTAACTGCAATAGAAGCAAAGAAGTCGAGTTAGTTTTGGTAGGATAATCGAACCATAATgcggaaggttttgaagaatgAAACTATGCTTCCTTAGTTGCTTGAAGATTGCATGGTGGAAGGTGtggaaatgatttttgttggttgagtaagatttaatcttttaTTTGTTGATTTCATTCTCGTTGTTGTTTGAGTTCTATTACACACGCTATATTTTTATCTTGTTCATCAATGATGGCACGTTTGAACATACTCTATCATTAGCTATTTGAAATACAAGTTAATATATTTGCCACATTTTTCTAGTACTTTATTAATTGGTATTTGTTATACATGGATTTACAAATTCTTGAGCTCATTTGAATTAAATCAGTAAAAGTGGAACTAAAACATGTGATTGCTAAACTTCTGCATTGAATAACTGGTGGTTGGATATATAAGTTGGGTTTTCCGGTTATGCTTCCTGAAGAGCTGCAGCTGTTGTCGCAACAATCTGATCATCAGTTTTGAATTCTGGAACTATTGCAGCGGTAGCCTGATTTACACCAGCAAATGAGATGATCTCAATGATTCCATTGTTGTTACTTTTTAAAACTTCAGTTTCTTCTGCTCTCTTCTCTTTGGCTTTTCCCCATATCACAACGTATAAGCCAATAACGATGAGTATCGATCCTATTATGCTATCATCATAAGCAGATATTGTTAGTTCTTGAACGAAGTTAGTTGCAATTGAACAGCCATGGGGTAGATTCTAACCTTCCAACGTGCAGCTCCTCGTGAAGGACAATCGTACCAACTATGGCTACAAAGATAAGTGCCAACGGGTAGAACGACGAGACGTAGAGAGGCCCTTTTAGTTTTGTGCACCATGCTATTATGGTTACTCCTAATCCCGAAGAAAGAATGCCCTGAAACAACTTTAAACCAATAAGAGTCGAGTAACATACTTGCACGTCTAGTTGTAAGAGTGCAACAGGCGATGTGTAGGTTAGATGCAAGACACTAATTTGAATCCATTGGCCACCGGGGATTTCTcagttataaaagaaaaaaacaaaagaaaagaaatcgaGAAACATACAGCATAAGCAGGAGTGAATAGTCTGATGTTCCAGCCAAGTTTCCAGGCAGATGGATGCCTTTCCCTTATAAAAGCATAGATGCCTGCCTGGATTGCCCCACAAAAACACATTAAAGCAGTGCTTGAGTACATGGGGTATCTCTGCCTCATCTTACCCTGTTGTCAAGAA contains:
- the LOC132061118 gene encoding uncharacterized protein LOC132061118, which codes for MGACATKPKELKGEAPEDAQENVAVVADEQVKSAVADDDAERRRSLSNLFKEKEEGNGSEQVKEEASQITQVSEPSPAKPEEVEKVIDAPVTSEIGKALEVGSITAEAPKVETSEEKKTEEVKSETKAEEVKPETKTPAEKEEVKPETKAPTEKKVEEVKPETKAPTEKKVEEVKPETKAPTEKQVEEVKPETKAPTEKKVEEVKPETKAPTEKKVEEVKSETKAPTEKKVEEVKPETQAPAEKKIEEAPAAKNAPKSESPVETKAEEKPADESKVTAIEAKKSS